The proteins below come from a single Hyperolius riggenbachi isolate aHypRig1 chromosome 8, aHypRig1.pri, whole genome shotgun sequence genomic window:
- the LOC137528531 gene encoding lysozyme C-1-like isoform X1, whose product MQIAPVQAIRKIPVTILRMKAAACFLFLVLFAASEAKVFTKCELAQVLKANGLDGYYGYSLANWMCMAYYESRYTTNALYDNGWSRDYGVFQINSYWWCNDGKTSGAVSACSVTCSSLMDDDITNDINCAKRVVRDPNGMGAWVAWNNYCKNKDVSSYVSGCVL is encoded by the exons AATTGCTCCTGTTCAAGCCATAAGAAAGATTCCAGTAACCATCCTCAGAATGAAGGCTGCCGCCTGCTTCCTCTTCCTGGTCCTCTTCGCTGCCAGCGAGGCCAAGGTCTTCACAAAATGTGAACTGGCCCAGGTTCTGAAGGCCAATGGCTTGGATGGATACTACGGCTACAGCCTGGCTAACT GGATGTGCATGGCTTATTACGAGAGCCGTTACACCACCAATGCCCTGTACGACAACGGATGGAGCCGCGACTATGGAGTCTTCCAGATCAACAGCTACTGGTGGTGTAACGACGGCAAGACCTCCGGCGCTGTTTCTGCCTGCAGTGTCACCTGTAGCA GTTTGATGGATGATGACATCACTAATGACATCAATTGTGCCAAAAGAGTTGTTCGTGACCCCAATGGCATGGGTGCATG GGTGGCTTGGAACAATTACTGTAAGAACAAAGATGTGAGCAGCTATGTCAGTGGctgtgttctttaa
- the LOC137528531 gene encoding lysozyme C-1-like isoform X2, whose product MKAAACFLFLVLFAASEAKVFTKCELAQVLKANGLDGYYGYSLANWMCMAYYESRYTTNALYDNGWSRDYGVFQINSYWWCNDGKTSGAVSACSVTCSSLMDDDITNDINCAKRVVRDPNGMGAWVAWNNYCKNKDVSSYVSGCVL is encoded by the exons ATGAAGGCTGCCGCCTGCTTCCTCTTCCTGGTCCTCTTCGCTGCCAGCGAGGCCAAGGTCTTCACAAAATGTGAACTGGCCCAGGTTCTGAAGGCCAATGGCTTGGATGGATACTACGGCTACAGCCTGGCTAACT GGATGTGCATGGCTTATTACGAGAGCCGTTACACCACCAATGCCCTGTACGACAACGGATGGAGCCGCGACTATGGAGTCTTCCAGATCAACAGCTACTGGTGGTGTAACGACGGCAAGACCTCCGGCGCTGTTTCTGCCTGCAGTGTCACCTGTAGCA GTTTGATGGATGATGACATCACTAATGACATCAATTGTGCCAAAAGAGTTGTTCGTGACCCCAATGGCATGGGTGCATG GGTGGCTTGGAACAATTACTGTAAGAACAAAGATGTGAGCAGCTATGTCAGTGGctgtgttctttaa